From one Melospiza melodia melodia isolate bMelMel2 chromosome 6, bMelMel2.pri, whole genome shotgun sequence genomic stretch:
- the BMP4 gene encoding bone morphogenetic protein 4, with amino-acid sequence MIPGNRMLMVILLCQVLLGGTNHASLIPETGRKKVAELQGQAGSGRRSAQSHELLRGFETTLLQMFGLRRRPQPSKSAVIPSYMLDLYRLQSGEEEESLQEISLQYPERSTSRANTVRSFHHEEHLETVPGPSEAPRIRFVFNLSSVPENEVISSAELRLYREQVEEPSSAWERGFHRINIYEVMKPLSERAQAITRLLDTRLVHHNETRWESFDVSPAVIRWTKDKQPNHGLVIEVTHLHHAQTHQGKHVRISRSLPQGRGDWAQLRPLLVTFGHDGRGHALTRRARRSPKHQRSRKNKKNCRRHALYVDFSDVGWNDWIVAPPGYQAFYCHGDCPFPLADHLNSTNHAIVQTLVNSVNSSIPKACCVPTELSAISMLYLDEYDKVVLKNYQEMVVEGCGCR; translated from the exons ATGATTCCTGGTAACCGAATGCTGATGGTCATCCTACTATGCCAAGTCCTTCTAGGAGGTACTAACCATGCTAGCCTAATCCCTGAGACCGGCAGGAAGAAAGTGGCAGAGCTTCAGGGACAAGCCGGATCCGGACGCCGCTCTGCCCAAAGCCATGAACTCTTGCGGGGTTTCGAAACAACTCTGCTGCAGATGTTTGGGCTCCGAAGGCGGCCTCAGCCCAGCAAGTCAGCCGTCATTCCTAGTTACATGCTGGATCTCTATCGACTCCAGTCCGGAGAAGAGGAGGAAAGCCTCCAGGAAATTAGCCTGCAGTACCCTGAGCGATCGACCAGCCGGGCAAACACCGTGAGGAGTTTCCACCATGAAG aGCACCTGGAGACCGTCCCGGGTCCCAGCGAGGCGCCCCGGATCCGCTTCGTCTTCAACCTCAGCAGCGTGCCGGAAAACGAGGTGATCTCCTCGGCGGAGCTGCGGCTGTACCGGGAGCAGGTGGAGGAGCCCAGCTCGGCGTGGGAGAGGGGCTTCCACCGGATAAACATTTACGAAGTGATGAAGCCGCTGTCGGAGCGCGCCCAGGCCATTACGCGCCTGCTGGACACGCGGCTGGTGCACCACAACGAGACGCGCTGGGAGAGCTTTGATGTGAGCCCGGCCGTGATCCGGTGGACCAAGGACAAGCAGCCGAACCACGGGCTGGTGATCGAGGTCACCCACCTCCACCACGCACAGACTCATCAGGGCAAACACGTCAGGATTAGCCGATCTTTACCTCAAGGGCGTGGGGACTGGGCGCAGCTCAGGCCGCTCCTGGTCACTTTTGGGCACGACGGGCGAGGCCACGCTCTGACCCGCAGAGCCCGCCGGAGCCCCAAGCACCAGCGTTCCCGCAAGAACAAAAAAAACTGCCGCCGCCATGCCCTCTATGTGGATTTCAGCGACGTGGGCTGGAACGACTGGATCGTGGCACCGCCGGGCTACCAGGCGTTTTACTGCCACGGGGACTGCCCCTTCCCTCTGGCCGACCACCTCAACTCCACGAACCACGCCATCGTGCAGACGCTGGTGAACTCCGTGAACTCCAGCATTCCCAAGGCCTGCTGCGTGCCCACGGAGCTCAGCGCCATCTCCATGCTCTACCTGGATGAGTATGACAAGGTGGTCCTGAAAAACTACCAGGAGATGGTGGTGGAGGGGTGCGGGTGCCGCTGA